From Salmo salar unplaced genomic scaffold, Ssal_v3.1, whole genome shotgun sequence, a single genomic window includes:
- the LOC106599027 gene encoding complement C1q-like protein 2 isoform X1, translated as MKMQKSVSVVPLLLLLCLSVVGVTKGQGVEVTKAVEFKTENEVVTTPADGKTDGRTDSEPDLWAELRALRDMVVEQRVELAVTQSQLEDMKTQNSEMQFRLRTAENQVKLLKAEIQEGNVAFSVTLGVGGYYGGYYGPTSNTLVYKDILTNIGNHYNPTNGHFTAPVRGVYYFRIALFGIVERNSGIHCNLRTNGNVTLKAGLWEYIAKSQHHVANAASLLLEQGDVVDVQLGGTTIYDDHHKRNTFSGFLLFPV; from the exons ATGAAGATGCAGAAGTCTGTCTCTGTTGTTCCTCTGTTGttgctcctctgtctgtctgtggtagggGTCACCAAAGGTCAAGGGGTAGAGGTCACCAAAGCTGTAGAGTTCAAGACGGAAAACGAGGTGGTCACAACACCAGCAGATGGAAAGACAGATGGACGGACAGACTCTGAGCCGGACCTCTGGGCTGAGCTGAGAGCGCTGAGAGACATGgtggtggaacagagagtggaactGGCTGTCACTCAAAGTCAACTGGAGGATATGAAGACACAGAATTCAG AGATGCAGTTCAGGCTGAGAACTGCAGAGAACCAGGTGAAGCTACTGAAGGCTGAGATTCAAG AAGGGAATGTAGCGTTCTCTGTTACTTTGGGAGTTGGGGGTTACTATGGTGGTTACTATGGACCCACATCCAATACCCTGGTCTACAAGGACATCCTGACAAACATCGGCAATCACTACAACCCAACTAATG GTCACTTCACAGCCCCAGTGAGGGGAGTGTACTACTTCAGAATCGCCTTGTTCGGAATCGTAGAAAGGAACAGCGGCATACATTGCAACCTCCGCACAAATGGCAATGTAACCCTGAAGGCAGGTCTTTGGGAATACATTGCAAAATCCCAGCACCATGTAGCTAATGCTGCCTCTCTGCTGCTAGAGCAGGGAGATGTAGTTGACGTTCAACTGGGTGGAACCACAATCTATGATGATCATCACAAGAGAAACACCTTCAGTGGCTTCCTGCTCTTCCCAGTGTGA
- the LOC106599027 gene encoding complement C1q-like protein 2 isoform X2 has translation MKMQKSVSVVPLLLLLCLSVVGVTKGQGVEVTKAVEFKTENEVVTTPADGKTDGRTDSEPDLWAELRALRDMVVEQRVELAVTQSQLEDMKTQNSEGNVAFSVTLGVGGYYGGYYGPTSNTLVYKDILTNIGNHYNPTNGHFTAPVRGVYYFRIALFGIVERNSGIHCNLRTNGNVTLKAGLWEYIAKSQHHVANAASLLLEQGDVVDVQLGGTTIYDDHHKRNTFSGFLLFPV, from the exons ATGAAGATGCAGAAGTCTGTCTCTGTTGTTCCTCTGTTGttgctcctctgtctgtctgtggtagggGTCACCAAAGGTCAAGGGGTAGAGGTCACCAAAGCTGTAGAGTTCAAGACGGAAAACGAGGTGGTCACAACACCAGCAGATGGAAAGACAGATGGACGGACAGACTCTGAGCCGGACCTCTGGGCTGAGCTGAGAGCGCTGAGAGACATGgtggtggaacagagagtggaactGGCTGTCACTCAAAGTCAACTGGAGGATATGAAGACACAGAATTCAG AAGGGAATGTAGCGTTCTCTGTTACTTTGGGAGTTGGGGGTTACTATGGTGGTTACTATGGACCCACATCCAATACCCTGGTCTACAAGGACATCCTGACAAACATCGGCAATCACTACAACCCAACTAATG GTCACTTCACAGCCCCAGTGAGGGGAGTGTACTACTTCAGAATCGCCTTGTTCGGAATCGTAGAAAGGAACAGCGGCATACATTGCAACCTCCGCACAAATGGCAATGTAACCCTGAAGGCAGGTCTTTGGGAATACATTGCAAAATCCCAGCACCATGTAGCTAATGCTGCCTCTCTGCTGCTAGAGCAGGGAGATGTAGTTGACGTTCAACTGGGTGGAACCACAATCTATGATGATCATCACAAGAGAAACACCTTCAGTGGCTTCCTGCTCTTCCCAGTGTGA